One region of Cottoperca gobio chromosome 19, fCotGob3.1, whole genome shotgun sequence genomic DNA includes:
- the LOC115024716 gene encoding interferon a3-like — protein MLNGVFFVCLSLSLYSAGSSLSCRWINHKFRELSEKSLDLIDTMANNSTNSTEDAEVDFPNHPYNKASKASAEDKLHFTVQVLEEIVSLFEEDHSNASWENKEENFLHVVTQQVEGLHSCFGSQGHKKKNKKLHMYFKRLSSHVLKKMGHSAESWELIRKEMKTHLIRADLLALSLLTN, from the exons ATGCTCAACGGGGTCTTCTTTGTGTgcctgtctctcagtctgtacAGTGCAGGCTCCTCTCTGAGCTGCAGATGGATAAATCATAAATTCAGAGAGCTCAGTGAAAAATCTTTGGATCTAATAGATACGATG gCTAATAACTCCACTAACTCCACTGAGGATGCTGAAGTGGACTTCCCTAACCATCCGTACAACAAGGCGTCCAAAGCATCA GCTGAGGATAAACTCCATTTCACAGTTCAGGTTCTGGAGGAGATTGTTTCCCTGTTTGAGGAGGATcacagcaatgcatcatgggagaacaaagaggagaactttctcCATGTTGTAACCCAGCAGGTTGAAGGTCTTCACTCCTGT ttTGGGAGCCAGGgccacaagaagaagaacaagaagctGCACATGTATTTCAAGAGACTCTCAAGCCACGTCCTGAAAAAAATG ggcCACAGTGCTGAATCCTGGGAGCTGATCAGGAAGGAGATGAAAACCCATCTGATCAGAGCCGACCTTCTGGCTTTATCTCTACTCACCAACTAA